Within the Setaria viridis chromosome 3, Setaria_viridis_v4.0, whole genome shotgun sequence genome, the region GCTCCTTTGAATCCAGGAAGAAGTCCGGCCCAAGATATGCTAGTAACTGGTATAACAAtgtaaaggggaaaaaaaaacaagattcGTTATATACCAGTGTACCACACAACAGTCGAACATTATTCAGGTTATAAACGCAGTACAGCACGTTACCTCGTCACTGGTGGCAGCCATGGGACGGCCGACGGCCGGCATGGAAGCGGCCACGAACACGGCCGCGGCGACCCTGTCCGGGAACCTCTCCACGGCGAGCGCGACGCTGTACCCGCCGTGGCTGTGCGCGACGAGCACCACGAGCTCCCCGGGCGGCAGCGCGGCCATGGCGTCGAGCAGCGGGCTCGTGTACTCCTCGAAGGTGCGCACGTCGGCGAGGCGCGCCGGGTGCGCGCCGCAGCCGGCCATGTCGAGCGCCGTGGCGCGATGGCCCGCACGCCGGAGCGCCGTGGCGGCCTTGTACCAGCACCACGCGCCGTGGCACATCCCGTGAACCAGCACGaagtggtggcggcgccgctcCTTGGTCGTCtccgaggcggccattggcgtTCGTGCGGGGTCTTGGCTCGCAGAGCGTGAAGTCGTCCATTTGCTGAACAAGCAATTGAGCAAATAAAGAAACCTTGCTTCCATTTGCTGAACAAGCTATTGAGCAAATAAAGAAACCTTGCTTGCACCGAGGACTAGATGTGCTGACAGTGACTATGGATCCGTTTGCGGTAGCTTTCCTTTTCACGTGGTTGGTGTGTTAAGCTATCGTTGTCCATTAACATCAGTTCAAGCGAGCTAGAGCCTGCACTCGGGCATTATTACATCAATCGTCGTTCAgtttatgtttttctttttaaaaaaagaaatgtttcTGTTGGCGTTAAAAATCGACCGATGATATTCaacgtcggacacacgatccggaagaatctgcttaactcctgttcggcttatcgtcctggtgcggttcgcgcggcgtgccagtcaatctaacctattgattgacaaggaaagaaacgtattaaattccaggggtttcgatcggctaaagttccgatctatctcgaaaagctatcagcgaattggccgatttactgtggagATGACCGGCAATAGAGCAGCCAATAATCACGTAGCagttgtaaagaaaactactagggttggctaaacaacgctacaaatgcaacacttgaaatagatctaatcggctatatggcgataaataagaataacggTAATGAAGCCtacagttcgaatctcaagctggataacggTGATAAACTAGAACgacagataaaacctataattctagtaaatatcaataactggtgaataaatctaaacgaaacgacagcgatgcgcccgaagttaaatcttagatattactcgataaacggaacttacagaatcggccggagatcgtgtcgatgcagtcttgccaacccgtacgaactcgtaaaagaaaaagatgtacTCGTGAAGTCGCCGACTacaaagtaaagtacgatgaaaaagtagattatttgtattgattgatgtgttgttttacaaatctctaaagatggctatttatagcctgttacaactgatttcctaaccgactaggatgtatctctaattttaaacgataacaaatatttacaaacacaactcgtatcggagttggttatcatactcccatgggccaatctctttctatcttcttttctagcccaccttaagcccatattggcccagctgccctaaccttccaatcggccgatcttcaTCAACTCCGTTCGCCAATCTGTAACGTcaatcgaccgattcccaactgtagcttctaatccgccgcatcggccaatcttttccttccctgacgccgattcaaaacacgtgtcaaaatctggcgtcaacacatgcccccagttttggagtaaaacataacttttacttcgaaattcttttttaactttCTCTCCGAAACAAACGTGGCAAAAACCCCCTTCTGTTTCGCTGCCTTCTAcctaatgattgcaatcttttcgaactgggcgcctgagacaactgctcctctgaaatttgtgtagacggcgcggtaaaaatctcgcctttaccccttctctcggaccgtctttaaatacCAGCATTCTCCACCGCctcttctccacgagctcagtaACTCTCCTTTCCCCGgcgaatcatcttccatcacaTCCCAGCACCCCTTTGCCTCCCAGTCGCATCTCTCCGGCGATCTTTCTATCGTCTTCATCCCGCTTCACTTTCttcaatggcggctccatcAGCGACTCCATCGGTGACTCCATTGGCGACCATGAGCTTCATTCTAGAGGTAAACACCCGAAACTTTCCTCCTTACTTTTTACTGCCCATGCgtcttttagatctattcttagttcttctTTTTTACCTTTCTTAGGCGGTCAGACAGCAAATCACCATCCGCTTTTCTGATGCACCTGGTCTTATTGgcctaggccctatggggaatccagacttgactgatctgatcaatctagaaacccacaggatcccttttaagcaatcgcCCATGGACTTGAACCAGTGGACAGAcgcatttagatcttggccgaacgaaactcttggctggagagaatggtatcaaagaatggccaactccaaaAGAGTTCCCTCGGACGAAttgaaaatcggccaatgcataaatctatctttgtcccaagtGGAGAAGAATAAACCCCTGGTCATAGCAgcctcttatttttggtctgacgcgctcaatgcgtttctttttggtcacggacccatgacccagACACTGGCAAATGTTTTGATGCTGACCAATCTCGACATTTCCTCCGCCGATACACCTTTTAATTATCTgatcaagccgacccatcggctggagacgaaaggaatcggcgggtggaagggatatATCAACAAGAACATGAAGACTGGGACGattggagagagagagtatacagccttcttgatgatgtggttagagaagcacttcttttgcgaCAAAGCAGTCGGCCCCTCCTCTaacacacaagctctggccgaagccctGGCAAGAGGATCCACTATCCCTTTAGGAAAACACCTGTTAGGATTGGCCTatcacatgatgcatcagatcaTTGTGAAACTGTCAAccggagagccgattggtaatcctggtggtccctggtggttcattactctctggctcaacttatacatgagcaagGTTTTCTAGCAGCAAATAGAGATCAaaacattccccaacattgaatcggagGAAAACCCTACAGTACGACGACAGTGCAcctcttttggtgaagcggcatcagcctttCCTGGCAGCCAGTTCACCCCCACCCACACagccgagtatttcagatgcttctacaacggctttagtgaagaaactacaAGTTGGTATCCATACCAGAGAGCTGAGCCACTTTTTGAGCTTCCCTTCTGCTTTGACTCGACGACCAACTCCTTCGACAATGAGCTCACTGATGtcttgatcaaaccagggatcttaccagcGAACTTCTTTTCCGGGAAGGAttccccaacttatgagttttataatCTGTCGGTTGCAGCACAACAGTTCGGCCTCGGTCAGTTGCTGATTCGGGTTTACTTTGCCGGCCGCACAAAGTTtcgagatgaactcaccaagggtcttgattaTAATCGGCTGTGCAGTTTAGTGCctgactccagtaccattgatctAAACAACTGgtagtagctccttttgctgtccaacaattcaaattatggtggggagaatggaagcagcatctcttctgtgtatcccccgcaacatattgcaatgatctggatcctgacaacatcgacccaaaCGCAGCGGTACTACCCTCTTCTCAGCCGATTTCAATGTCATTTCTTTTATACTATGAATTTATCGCTAACTTTTATTTTCTCTTACAGTCTGGAAGTCGACTccctccaacgcgcagccgaAGCGGCAGGTCGATAGAAAATCGGTACCCGTATACATCATTTCCACTTATCAGCTTTCAGGCCCCAACCATCAaggacatcaccaccggccgatcaAAACAGAAGCTAAAGATAACTTCTTCAAAGAAGACGAGCCGCTGGGTGCgtgcccgtatagaatcggctaATCAATCGGCGGTGGCATCATCTGAATCCTTAGCTGTACCGACTCCGCCGATTATCGAAGAAGTCGACCCCCAGgccgctacagaagctggagcagctgctgcatCATTGTTGGTAGAAGCCGTTCAGGTAACTTCGTACACTTCGCACTCTTCTAAGTATCCTATCGGTATTAAACTTTTTTTCTGTTAGGCTGCGCAAATCGCCCCAGTACAATctccgcagcaatcggccacaTTCCAGTCAGAGACCGAGACACCGGCAatccctcccactgaggtagagGATATCTGTTTAGCTCCAACTTCTTAACACTTAATCGAAATCTAACTGATTTTTGATGCAGGCTACTCTAGGCCTGCCCTTTCAACAACCACCGGCCGGATGACTTGCAGAGGTATAGCAGTCATTATCTATCATCAAACTTGATCACTTGCCTCATGCTTATAGAGATCCATTTCCTGCACCTTTCTAGGAGGCTGGCCCGAGTACGGCAccgataatcgtcgaatcttcttcctctgatgagCCAGCCGCGCCAATTCCCGAGATGAGGGTAACACTCCCACCGGCACAAGCAaaagaaatccgctttaaagaggtaagaaacttaatacccaaatcggccgatttcctatTACCGTCGGCTAATTCGTATTATTTATTCTTTCTCAGGAGCAGGATACTCCCAACAATAGTCTtttttcctttgcggttgcTCTTTcagatgatgaagaggttgcCTCGCGCCAAGCCGCTCGGAGTTCAATCCCTGACGAAGTTCGCTCCAAGCTCCAGAGCATACGGAtcctcctccaagatgatatcGGCCAACTGGTGGAAGACGCCTCGCCAATTCGGTAACTTTTCAGCGAAATCAAAggccgagttccagaagaggcagaagaagctctgGCACTCGCAacgtatatcgagtcaatgcggatcCCGATGTTTAGAGCTTTATGACACATGGGCGATCGTGCCAAATTAGCAAAAgcacgtgaagaggaggactcctATAACCACCGAGCTCAGGAAGTGCACCAAAGAATCAGCTTCCTTGAAAGCTCTAGTCCAAATATCGTTAGCgccatagaccgcctcaaacggcgaagggcagagcttgccaaggagatggagcaggtgaccaaggccatagccgccgaagaaaagaaactccaagacctcccatctgtcatcgccgatttgaagcaggagaggtAGAACCTAGCCCACGAAGCAATCAAACTTCATCGCCACATGctagaagtccctggatcggctgaCGATGACCAGTGGACTttagattcggccgatcaggttaggcagcgagTGATTGCGACCATTAATGCCCTCCTCGGGTGAATTGTAAAACACTGAATGctttgtacaaacatttaatgttcTTTTGCCGTTGACGTACGAATTCAAACTTGGACCGTCCTCTGTTGCAGCTTTTCATTTAATAGTCCTTTACTTCGACGGGATGTGTTTTACCAGCCCCTTATCTTTTcctttctataagtatgagatcCCCGTATTGCTTTTAAGGGCACCCACACCTCACCCAACCTCCTTTCCTCGAGTAGTCCGATTTCATACTTCTTAGAACAGGAGCcgagatgtcttcttcttctttctccgtcaatcaggtatgaaGTCTCCTCTGTTCCTTCGCTTGACGTTTCAATCAATCTGACGACGGGTAGTTGTTTGTTACTTTTCAaccgagacgccttagtcctTGCCTGGAACGAGCCACGAGGTTATGCACTCTGACGAACCGCTAACGCAGgcggacaaagatctgatcagggctcatcacAAAGAACTCAAGGATCATATCCCCGCTCATGTCCAAAAGATTGTGGATCACATGGACGCCAACAGTTCTAGGCGGCCGCCaactgaaaggagtcatccgcttcctcgtcAGGTCGCCCTCGAAGATGCCATGGCAGAGACATCCCAATCGCCTCTCGACAGAAGCCACTAACTTCCTCGCCAAGTTGTTgttgaagccgccatggaggccttggaggaaaagagcacccgcCTCCTAATAGAGTTAGGCCGGATCGAGAGAgagattaagaaaaaatgtggtcaatgaatgtattggtgcttttggtctaagggcgacttgtaccatgtcggccatgtatcccatcgctgtaccgaataataaatcggccagacTAGTCAAATGTCCCGTCCTCAAGGCGatgttatctttgcatcggctatatgaacacgagtcaataggaGTCGGCCACGTCGTCTTGACACGCCCTATCGTTAGCTATGCATCCACCTATATGCGaggatagtatctcttcagaTACCTTCTGTTcaaggctcttgtgaattcctctccttcgatagttTCTAGTATATATGCATTCCCcagagcgcatcggccgattctatacgacccttcccaagtaggtgaccatttaccaaatttgggatctttagaccctatcagcaacaccaacttccataccaaatctccttgggagaattgcttgaccttgaccttcttgtcgtaccatctggccacccttttcttattttcttcaatgctgatcagggcccttaatcgctggtctgccaaatcgtcgagctcccccttcatgaggagggaataatcatcggccgtcaactgatcctgaagcgacGTGCGCTTggaccccgtccttaattcccaaggcaatactgcctcatgatcgtacaccaactgataaggggatattttagtggccccgtggcaggccatcctgtaggcccataaagattcagttaaGTATGCGTTCCACTTCTTGGGTTGCTCTTCTATCtttctcttgatcaacttgattatccccttattggatgatttggcttgaccgttagcttgagcataatatagagaagaattcaacaatttaattcccatatcggcggtgaactctTTCAAACTCccctgaagtgaacatcgttccctgatcagttgtgatggtttgagggataccgaaccgatAAACAATATGATCTctcacgaaatcgaccatagctgCCGATGTCACGGTCTTCAatggaactgcctccacccacttggtaaaatagtcggtggctactaatatgaacttgtgtcccttgcttgatggaggataaatctgtccgatgaggtctattccccaacctctaaatggccatggtttgattatcggattcatagtCGAGGCTGGTGCATGCTGCACATtaccaaacttctgacaatcttgacatcctttttaatatttaaagcaatcctcaagtatcgtcggccaataataaccgttgttcctgatcatccatttcattttatgagccgattgaTGAGCCCTGCACATgccttcgtgaatttctcccatcagaatctttgcttcttccgttccaaggcacttgagcagaaccccatcaatcgtccggtaaaacaaatcatcttcgcgtaacacatattttgtggcctgaaaacacactcgccgatccactttcctGGACAAGTCTTTTAGGTagtcggcgatctcctttcgccaatcgtcgcctgcaagctccagagtcatggcaccttgaatcggccgatacccgaacgcgtgttgggcaagcctattggcctcttcattgtaatttctaggaatatgctcaataaccgcagactTAAATttctttaaaagttggaggcaatcttcgtagtaaatccttaagacatcatctttgcattcaaaTCTCCTcgtcaattgatccacaatgagcatggaatccctaaAAATCTCCACCGCATCGGCTTTGATTTCCCTCAATAATTGAATACCTTTTAGGACGGCCCGGTATTCCGCCTGGTTATTGGTCGCGGATGCCTCTATCATcaaagagaaatcataacttgccccccgaggcaatatgagaacgatgctgattcctgatccggccccccacgaagaaccatcgaagtatagagtccatggaactggttcaaCGACCGCGACTTCTGGTCCACAATGCTGAGCCACGAAATCAGCCATTacttggcccttgacagctttggctgattcgtaccttaggtcaaactctaacagagctaggatccactttccaatccttcctttcaaaattggtaatgacaacatgtattttactacatcatccttgcatacgactatgcactcttccgataacaggtagtgcctgagcttggtacaaGAGAAATACAGACACAAGCACAGCCGTTCTactggggaatatcttgtttcggcgtccaggagtcttctgctgacataatatattactcgttcttttccttcaaactcctataccagcgccgatccgatagcctgttcatcggccgataagtatagtctgaacggcttgtcagcttgtggCGGGACCAACACAGGTGGTgaaatcagatattgcttgatgtcttctaacgctttttgctgttcttctccccacacgaattcctggtcgggtttcaacttcaacaaaggagtgaaagcttgaatacgcttggacaagttggatatgaatcttctgataaagttgaccttgccgattagggactgtagctcagtcttgttctgcggggccacaacCTTATTGATGGCAGCTATGATCTTACGATTGACTTCTATTCCGcactcatggaccatgaatcctagaaattgtccGGCCGACAcaccgaatgcacacttgttcgggttcattttcaacccatgcttccttgtgcactccaacacttctctCAAAttggccagatgctcctgatgtccttttgacttgaccacgacgtcgttgatgtagatttccaccaggacaccaatgagcttgtggaagatgtaattcatagcccgttgatatgtagccccGGCATTTTTTaggccgaaagtcatcaccacccactcgaacagaCAGAGGTGGCCcagacacctgaaagccgtcttcgaaatgtcctcttcggccattaatatttgattgtacccagcattaccgtcaataaaactgatgactttatgtcctgcggcggcatctatcaaaacatcggctgtcggcattggatacccatccatcgcgtagtctgattaaggttcctgaagtcaatgcacacgcacagttttccatttttcttgtatacgggtacgatattagaaatccactcggcataacggcactaccgaataaatcttgcttcaatcaatcttgtaatctcagccttatatcaggtagaattttagggttgcaccatcgtgcgggctgctgatatggctgatatcctggttttataggcaaccggtgttcgacaatggaccggtctagaccaggcatctcatgatattcccaagcaaaacaatctttaaattctttcaacaaacttgtcaatttaaACTTGTACTAGGGatccaagctagcactaatatacgtcggtcTTGGCTTGCTGCCATCTCCTAAGTCCTCCATCTCCAAGGAATCGaccgacgtaaatccgtgcccaagcttcccgtcttcccggacgaactgatccatctaatttGATTCTTCAAAGCtaactgctcggatcggctgtaagccaaaatcggacactctTAGGAAATCGATGTCCCAGGTTCGgccagatatgcacttgacgtgttcgcagctccactgttgcgcatgGGCCGCAACAActctgtaggcggaatcggcggtgactatctcgatgttgtcgccgacccactggacgaggcactggtgcattgtagatgggatgcagcaattcgcgtgtatccaatcgcgaccgagcaacatgttgtaggaccctttgccattaatgataaagaaagtagtgggtagggtcttattgccgatggtgaggtcgacgcagagtgctccaTGGGTGGGggatatgttgccttcgaagtcgttgagcatcatatccgtcttggtcagatcttcatcacTTTTGCCCAATTTCCGAAACATGGtgtacggcatgatattgactgcaaCGGCTCCATCcactagtagcctggtgacaggtcgCCCGTTGACGTGTCCCTTGAGGAATAAGGCTTTGAGATGTTGTCGTTTTTcgtcttcgggtttctcaaaagtggctgtcattggctgcaaagccaattgcgccatttgctcctctatccttgttgcatcgtcccgatcggtgggagccatgaactccattggcaagatgaacaccatgctgacgtcagctgccgattcctgattgtcgtcttcttcatcggttcttcttttggggcgccagactcgagacctatCGTCCTTCTTATCCGTCgtctgcctctgttcttcttcttgctgttcccattgacgcagacgctggattcttcatttttgggatttggtcaagccatcggggcaccatctagggttcACCAGTTTGACCGGCGGTTTTGCAcgctcccagtctggttctcgtcctagggggtttttATCTGACACCCTGGCATCGGCCATCCTCTCTAGCTGATCATGTGCGCTAGTTCTGCCTCCCAGTCGTTCGCGCTGGTCAACTCTGCCACCCAGCCGATCATACTGGTcgactctgccccccagccgatcacgcactgaaaagCGGCGATcctcttgttcgcgccagtttttgctgatcggctctgatcctTGATCCCTGGATCGTGACCTTCTGAATGGGCGACTGCTTCGATATTGACCGCTGcattcagggcaattatcggctgatggtaacctgaggttgttttcccagtagtggatgaagaacgggcaccacCAATGATCCTAGTGTCGGTGCATCATCTCTTCGCGGGGTCTCGAACTTTCTTGCTGCCACTGATATTTGTTGAGTAAGAATTGGGAGGTGACGGGTCTACGTGATCTCTCTGATCCTTTGCCTTCGTCTTCGACTTGtcttttccctttgacatcttcaaccgtAGCCTAATTTCTGGGATCCATGGCACCGCTTCGCTTAGCTGATTCTGAcatcagcacctttgtttggagtgcgtttcttcccacatcgaccatgttagtagggaaaggatgctgatcgatcttcatcggtttTACTGGCTTCGTCGGGACTTCgaacttgagtctgccttgctcaatggccgattgtatctgctgacggaagatcttgcactcattcgtgtcatgggatgtggcattgtgccacttgtagtacttcatctttttgagctgctcggccgatg harbors:
- the LOC117850170 gene encoding probable esterase PIR7A, which translates into the protein MAASETTKERRRHHFVLVHGMCHGAWCWYKAATALRRAGHRATALDMAGCGAHPARLADVRTFEEYTSPLLDAMAALPPGELVVLVAHSHGGYSVALAVERFPDRVAAAVFVAASMPAVGRPMAATSDELLAYLGPDFFLDSKELQQENPEIKGKPFIFGPNFMAQRLYQLSPPEDLTLGLMLIKPANAFTTGSPDEVVMRDAKLLTEERYGSARRVFVVVEDDHGIPAEFQRRMVAQSPGIQVEEVAGADHMVMLSRPEKLVELLIRIADKLKQ